One stretch of Marinobacterium iners DNA includes these proteins:
- a CDS encoding AraC family transcriptional regulator, which translates to MSTPSSWPLPPESIRFVLPRQMVSKLATHPLSEQLYPLGIGYYQLARGHEMRREQHDDFLLIYCLEGSGRVEYGTDRKRRIIRAGDLLVLPRGTPHHYWTDQRDPWSIYWIHFDGALSQAFIDQLALDPGSPLLPLGIHSRLVSDFEALLDTRQARHHLASYLHSANQMRQLMTHIALLRPLARQQQEESLDLEKIHSLMQARLHEQIDVDTLAAAVSLSKYHFIKKYKALTGTTPINHFIQLKIERACHLLDVTNKGIKEIAWAVGYEDAYYFSRIFRKMMGISPSQYRAIRLGRSSYVG; encoded by the coding sequence ATGAGCACCCCATCCAGCTGGCCCCTGCCCCCGGAAAGCATCCGTTTCGTCCTGCCCCGGCAGATGGTTTCGAAACTAGCGACACACCCACTCAGCGAGCAGTTGTATCCGCTTGGGATCGGTTATTACCAGCTCGCACGGGGACACGAAATGCGCCGTGAACAGCATGATGACTTTCTGCTGATCTACTGTCTTGAGGGCAGCGGACGCGTCGAGTACGGCACCGACCGCAAACGCCGAATCATTCGTGCCGGGGACCTGCTGGTGCTGCCACGTGGCACGCCTCATCATTACTGGACCGACCAGCGCGACCCCTGGAGTATCTACTGGATCCATTTCGATGGCGCGCTCTCCCAGGCGTTCATTGATCAACTGGCGCTGGACCCCGGCTCCCCCTTGCTGCCACTGGGGATCCATTCACGATTGGTATCGGATTTTGAAGCCTTGCTGGACACACGCCAGGCACGTCACCATCTGGCGTCTTACCTGCACAGCGCCAATCAAATGCGCCAGCTAATGACACATATTGCGCTGTTACGCCCTCTGGCGCGGCAACAGCAGGAGGAGTCGCTTGATCTGGAGAAAATTCACAGCTTGATGCAGGCGCGGCTGCATGAACAGATCGATGTAGATACCCTGGCAGCCGCCGTCAGCTTGTCCAAATATCACTTCATCAAGAAGTACAAGGCATTGACCGGTACGACTCCGATTAACCATTTCATTCAGCTCAAGATTGAACGAGCCTGCCACTTGCTGGATGTAACCAACAAGGGCATCAAAGAGATTGCATGGGCGGTAGGGTATGAAGATGCCTATTATTTCTCACGCATTTTCAGAAAAATGATGGGGATTTCTCCCAGTCAGTACCGTGCGATACGACTGGGGCGTTCATCGTACGTTGGCTGA